The genomic region AAATCAAAAATATATCATAACTCTATAAATGATTTGTATAACTGAACTGAGTCAACAGTATTGGATTATCTAAGCCTCTCTGTTCTCTAGTAgtatgccttaattcttcatgacaTCGATTCAATAAGATCCTGAAAGCACCAGCTTTGGAGGAGTCTATTCTGATGGAAGCAGTCATCAGAAGATGAGtgcaaagtgtgccaagaaaatatcccaaaAAAACGTTAGAGCACCACCAAAAGCCTGAATTGTTGATACGAGGCAGGATGGATTTCTATTTTCATGTTGCTTCTGACCTCGCCATTCAAATGTTGCAGTGGAAATTTAGCTCAACATTTTTCCAACCTTCTATCATCCGATTTTGGTGAGGCTGTgcaaactgtagcctcagtgtggccatctgctgcaaggtTCAACGTGTTGTGCATtcacagatgctcttctgcataccctGATTGTAATGAGAGGTTATTTGAGTTCCTGATGCTTTCCTTTCAGCTCAAAGCAGACTGACCATTCTCTGACAAGGTATTTTGGCCCTGAGAGCTGTCACTCTCTAGTTtactcttttttctcttttttctctctgtgaacTCTAAAGTCTGCTGTGCAGGAATatccagcagatcagcagtttgtaAAATGCTCATACTTATTCAACTTGTCACCAACAACCATCCCTCTTTGAAAATCATGtaaatcacttttcttcatCATTCTTATGTaaagtttgaacttcagctggTCGCCTTGACCATGTCTATGTGCCCAAATCCATTGAGGAGCTGCCATgcgattggctgattagatattaaTGTTAATGAGCGATTGAACTGGCATACCTAACAAAGTATGAACTCCTTGTGATTGTCAGATTCAGAATTAAAATCAAAGACAAATAACTGAAGATGTGCTGTGTGAAAAgatctggtattttaaagatttttgagTTTAATCCAAGCGTCTCTGCCGCAGTCTCTGGAGAGATGATAGCCTGCGCGCCTAGACAGAACAGCTTGCATAACATTCTCACACTTGTTGAAGAAATCAGAGCTTGCGAGTTTCAGTGGAAAAAAAGCCTTGTTGCATGGCAGCCAGCCTCCCCTTCAGCTCCGAGGGGCCTCAGCGGACATATTTCTGCTCAGCTGTTTGGTTGCCCTGGAAACAAGCCAGTGTAGGCTACATATATAAATCCCATGGAGAAGATGTACAGGGAGGGGATCGTGTAGTCAAGGTTTTTAGCCAGCATGGAGGCGTCGTTCACAGGAGTTACCCTTGAAAAGCAGGTGGATGTCGACCTCAAGGCCATCCCCACCCTCCAGGTGCAACAGAGATAGCCTGCTCATTCTGTTTTTACCTCAGGTTTCCTGAAAACAATGCAGTCAGACTCAACAAGAAGCAGCAGCGAGAAAGCTGCCAGAATGAAACAAGTCAATGTCAAATGCTTTGCCATTTAAAAAAGCACATTAAGGAGCAGTCCCTCTATTTTCGATGTGCAGCTTGTGATGGGGAAATGAAAAGAAGGCTTTTGGAGATGATGGGGCATTTAGTCAGGTCacctgtctttcttttccttggAACTTCCTCTTTGTCGTTGCTGATTTCTTCTCCTAAATTCAGACATCAAAGTCGTGCAAAGACATTAAAGGGAAAGCAAAAtgatcttttgcttttttagAACTGTTATCTGTCTAATCCTCCTTATCTTCACACTGCTTCAGATGttaaaacacacaggaaaacaaacaagcagctgaaTCTGCTCCCTGTTTTGCAGATTGCAGCTCGTACTTCGTGCGATTCCACATCCCTCAGCATCCCTATACGTCAGCACGTTTAGCAAGTACGAACTCATACTGTAGGCCATATCATGTATCTTTGATCCCATGGGTTTGCTTGGACATAAAAGGTGTTTATGTCTCAGAGTGCTGTGTTTAAAAGTGAAGGACAGACAGAGGAAGGGTGTCAGCGTCAGAAGTCAAGTGGAGCTTTCCAGATGTTATGCAGAGGATGTGAGTTCATTCTCTTAAAGTCCAAGACAATCTTTCTTAACACAAAACAACCCCAATGTCAACAAGTTACCTTTGTCTCTCATGTATGAGTGTGCACGCTGGGTGAAGCATACAAGCACAAGCAGTGTCACAGTGTTTGTTTAGTGCATGAGTCACTTTCAGCAAGACGACATACAGTATATGCCACATTGATCTTTTTCCttaggttctttttttttacttccttcACTGCCAGTCCACTCTCTCTGTGGGCTTCCAACTATCTTCCTCCTTCCTGAGCAGTTTCCTAATTGCTCTCTGAAAGCACCGCATTGCTGCAAGGTTCACCTCTGTCAACAGTAGGCAGCTGCAAGATCAGGACCTTTCCTCTTCAGTGGAACACCTCCCTTTCTGTCCTGCTTGGCCGTGGGCTGAAACACTATTATTTCAGATGGTCAGCTGGAATCTCTGCTTCATTCACTGAGTTCATGTTTACGCCTGCACTGTGTATGTATCTGCGTACACCTTCCACTGGGTCGAGTTGCAGAATGAGATTCTCATTTTCATTTGGGGAAAGATGTGAGAGATAAAAACAAAGAGGTGGAGATCCACTCTCCAGTCCCTGCAGTTATCCAAACAAAAATGGTGCGGATAACAAGCAGTGCACCTGTAAGACAATCCATAGCAGATGTGTTCTGCCTTCTCTGACTCTGAAAACGCTCTCGCTTTAGAGCACTTTTTTAATAATGTTCTCACAGAATGCACTTTAAATAGTATTCACATGAAGAAGATATAAAAGCAGCAACTCCTCAGGTGAATTCAAtcaggcttttttttgtttataacagcaaagATGATCCAAGTTTGAGGAATTGCTAGGTTACTGTTGAAAGTTTGAAACAGTGATAGCTCAATTTTAAGATCAATGAGGCAAAGTGCTACAAAAAAAGCCAAGCGAGAAGGCATAAATAAAGTACCAGCATTTATGTAGCCTTTTTCTAGCCTCCCTGCCCACTCACTTGACCCGTCTCGAGTCCGCACACCTTAATGCAATCAACAATATTGCGTGGCACTCCTCCAGTGTGCCACGAGGCCACACTAATACAATAAAAGAATGTTTTGAAGGATTTATTGCTGTTTAACTGTGTTGTGTCATTTGTGTTGTTGGCTATTTTTGTTGCACTAAACCCTCATTTATCAAAATGGACAAAAGATGTAATTATACTTCTGGAGAGTTGCTTCCTGGCATTCTTCACATTACCGTCCGTGCCAGACAATCCAGGAAACCCACAGAGATCTgatgattttttcttttaacccaGATCTTTCTTTATGATGttcaaaaaaagacaaaaaaaaatcaaacaactcACCGTTAGGCCTTTGTTGCTTCTAGTTTTGAAGGTACAAGGCACACAGTATCCTGTTTATGGTGCTTCCACCATATTTACAATAACCATGGCAGCTAGCTGAAGCCCTACATGTTTCAGTGAAaacttgcatttaaaaaaatgaattcataaATTGCAAGAACCGGTTGAATTCAGTGGCATCAATTTCCTGACAAACTTGCTATCAAATGACcgaaagcacaaacaaaaagacTTGTACAGTGATCCGAGGGGCTTAAGAGGAGACTGGATGTTAATAGCCAGTTAGCTGTTTGATgaagagtttcttttttttctgtactgaAAACAAGTTAAGTGTAAATTTGAACCTCAGACAATTCATTCAGACTCGTACTGGATGCTGTTTTGCAGTTGCTCTGGTAGATTTATGCtttactctttttaaaaaaggaaaacaatgtttaaaaaGCTCttaacacaccaacacaactCCACTTGACCTTTGCTAGCTGTTCACTGTGATACTACCCTTCTCTTGGCAGTCTCCCAGAAGTTCAGACACTACATCCTTGGCTGCTGCCAGTTCTATTGTCCAGGCTGAAGGGAACGAGAGCACTGGGCTGCAGTTCCACCTGGTTCAGCTGTTTTGACCATTAGAGCCAATCAGTTCTATCGTCTCCCTTTCCTGTCATGGGAAAGTTGCAGTCAGCTCTCGAACAATCTCTCCAACATACAAAAACTTGACAAGTGGCCAAAGGGTGGGAGCGCCTGTTGGGAAGACCCGTAATGTTTTGGGTTTCTCCATGTACTCCATGTTCATGTACAGCTGCCAGTACATGTGCAATGGGAAATGTTCAACCTCCCAAAACGGAAAAGGGGCTATAGTTCCCAACTGACCTCTCGATACTTCTAAAAATGAGTTCACATTCCTCAAAGAGTCCCTGCCAACACACATTATACATCATGAGAAAGGCAGGATGGCTTCCTGATTGAACTTTAAGTGGGGGGTTTGTTCaaatctctttgtttttgtcttatgACCTTAATAAAGTAGAACAAAGAGAACTATATAAAGCGACACAGATTTAAAAAGCCACTGTATGTAGAATAACTGCTGTAATGACCATGAATGGGATCCCATTAAAGTCAGACTGCCAGATTAGGAGGTATGTTCCCATTAGagcactattattattattgagacATTCCTCAGCACGGCCCAGTGGCTGGAATGCTTTCAAGTATGTCACAATTAAATCAAGATATTATCCAAAAATCACTTGCTGACCAACATTTGACAAACTcacagaggcacacacacacacacacacacgacagctttttcattcatttttattcaaatcACCACAACAATTCCAAATGAAACCAAATGCATCATGTTGGAGAACACAGGCACGGAAGAGTGATTTTTATCAACACAGCGAATAAGAAAAGCAGAGTACGTCGGTACTTTAGTTTGGTATTGCGCTCATTGAACTGAGCCTGTCATCCAGCAGTGCATCCAACAAGTgggctgaaaatttaaaaagataaaagaaaaactccctccATCATGCCTCCTTTACGTATGTCCTCACTGCGACCACGTCTCCCATGATGCATTTCTGTGTGGAAAGGAGACATCAGGTGATCAGAAGAAATCTGCATGTGCATCAACTCTGGCAAACATCAGGCATACAATCATATAAGAAGTCACTCCGAGacttattaaaaaaatttaattatataaaTCTTCCTCAGGTATGTTGTGgtgatgtttttatttcctgtaaAACTCCTCACCTTAAGACAAATACCTTTTTTCTTATTATCCTAACAGGATCATTGagtataaacagtatattttaACACATATTAACATACTAAACCTACTAAATAATATCTATAACAGGGGGAAAGTAAAATAACTTTACGTAGAACTTCTAAACAGATAGTttgaggattaaaaaaaagtcacaccGCTATCAATTTCCCATCTGTGATCTCTCTCTCGATATTCGTTTCTTTGCCATCCCAGCTCTGTTTCTGCACAAGTTTGCCGTTCTCCAGAGTCACCACGGTCTGCAGGGCACAAAATAGACAAGTGGTCACGTCCAGCACAGATTAAATCAATAATCAATCATCTAAAAGTCAGGCTGTGTAAATGCTTGTTCTGTCTTTCTAACCCTGGTCTTTCTGTCGTCTGCGGTCGTCTCATCAAAAGGTTCGTTGAGTTTGAACTTGATTTCGGTGGTTTTGAAGGTGCTCTGAGACTTCAGGCATATAGTCCCTTGGCCGTCCATCGTCACTATTAAATTGGGCTTGGTCCGGTTGCCCACCTGCCGGGTTGCAAACCCCACACCTGCAGAGCGCGAGGTGTCAGGAAATGAGTCAGATGTAGAGACGCTTTTTAATTAAAACGTTCAAAAACTattgtgaaaataaaattaattacaattaagattaaaatgttttttcccctAAATTTAGCTCCAACCACAGACTTTCTTACCAAGTGCTTTCATGTAGTCATCAAAATTGTCGCTGGAAATCATCTTCCATGTTCCAACAAATTTCTCGACCATTTTGCAATCCTTGaaacttttttcctctttatccTCAACAACAAACTGTGCAGTGACTCTGGGTTCAGCTCTCTTCCAGTGTGGGAGCGCAGTTTGGCCGTTTTTTAAAGGGACAGTCCTTTTTTTCAGCAACGCGATAGGAGCCAATCACAGCCTGCAACGTCATATAACGGATTGTTGAAATCCCTCCTCTgtgtgagtttttcctttttttcccacttatttatttattttaatctgtgACATAGTCGTGGTAATAGTTTTATATTCTAAGCTACATGTGTATTTATCAAAATGAATCTTCAAACACAGTAATTTTATACAGAATAAACTATATTGTTCTTTGTTACAGTTTAATATCAAGTGTTTCTCTGGTTCCAGAGATGTCACTTTATATGGTGGGCCAAACAGGCCAAAAATGACATATTTGTTTTCAGCTTGGCTATGAGCCGTTATTCTGTAGTGATCTGCTGATAAGCAGCCATTCCTCTTAACAGGTGAAAAAATGCATATCCCTCCTAGTTTTAGGTTTAATCTCCCTTTCACCCCTGCAGGCAgtatccttcaagctcaggtcctctaccagaggcctgggagttTGAGGGTCCGAcgcagtatctttgctgttcctaggactgcgctcttctggaccgAGATCTAAGATGTTGTTCCTGTTGTtccaaataaatataataaataaatgaatataatggtggcatggtggttaacACTGTGCTCTCAAAGCAAGAAGGTCTTGAGTTCAAAACCATCACATCCTtcttgccctgtgacagctgggataggctccagcacaagagaattattattattaggccAACTTTGTAGGTGAGAGTTAAGTCAAATTGAGTTTATTATTAGTTTGCTGACTGATTTCATTTTGAGGAAATACAAACAGGGGCTCTGTTGATATTGTGATGACCTTTACTTCAGTTAAATTCACTTTGGATCCTTGTGTCTTGTTAAAGATTGACACAAACTATAAGGTGAGGGGCATGAACCTCTACAGAGAACTGTACCCAAGCTAAACTGAAATCTATATATTTGTAACTTATAATTTTAACTACAGGCTTGAATGTGATTAGAAAAAATCTGTGACTGACtggtttttgcagttttttcaCACTCAGTGACCTATTTTAAGTAGTTGCAGCAACCAGCTGGTCCCTGATCATGCTGCACCTCTGCTTACTGATTACAAGGCAACTGCATAGGTTTCCTGGTCAGAGGCAACCTGTCTTGAAACAACTAAAGACAGCAAGCAACGCTGCGAGGTCAGAGACCTGGTCCTCATCTttgaagcaaccatttcaaaggcaacaagaTCGACACAGCTGCACACAGTCACAATAAATTTGGTCTCCAACCATCGTTTTGCTTATCAGTTAAAGAAAAGTCATTTAAAGTCATTTATGTTACAGTTCTTTTCAGGAAACCtgccaaaaaataaatgtgtggaTGCAATAATGATCcattaataaaacattaagtCACAGATGGTAACGGGACAGAGGTTGACTATGTGAGAGGGCAGGATTTCACTTATCTGTGACTGGGTGAAaggctttttttctccttttcagatGGGCTGGATGTAAAACTCTGTGCCAAATTACATTTCAGCTTTGCTGTGTCAAAGGTTGGAGCTTGCATGACGCTCTCTCAAACACTGGAATGGTCTCCTTTATCAGGAAAATGTCACATTATGCAAGGACACACCGTGACCTCGTACTGATcgcagcacttttttttttagcagttaaAGCATTTTAATTGATCCGGCTAATGTTGTTGGGAAATAACCCAGCTGAGAGAAACTATTTGGCCATATGACAAAAACAATACAGTactctttattttttactgtttagTTAAAAGAGCACAGAAGAATTTGACtattaaatatttaaccaacaCAACATTTTAGATTAAAGCCAGTCAACACCATGTGTATGAAATGGAATAGTTTTACTGTACATGTTCAACAATATTCACAGATAAATACACATCTGCCAAGCTCATGATTATTTCTTCTCTCCAACTTTTGCCTGCGGGTCCTTGGCGACGCAGCGGGATTGAAAAGCACTCAGCATCTCACTGCAGGTCAAATTTGCTCCCTTCATCAGCAGCTTCTCTCCGTCTACTGCGGAAAAGAAGGACAAAAACACAATGAGATGACTCATAAGAATAACATGCTTAAGGAGTACAGAAAGGAAATGTTCAAAAGTTCACTCTGCGCAAAAGTCGAGTAAGACACGCGGCGGCTCTGCTGACCTGTGGCAGACATCTCCAGTTTTGTAAAAGCCTGACTCACTGTGTGAGTGATGCTAATTGTATGAAATTCCAAGATTGGTTCATATGTTTCTGAGTGTATGAACTGCACATATGCACCATTTCCAGGACTTTATGCTGTTTTTGAGCTTTAAGAACGAGCACGGTTATCTTTGGCTCCCGTAACATATCTGGAAtgggctttttaaaaacataaccaaaaagagagaaaattaaaaCAGGTTACGACTGTCTTGAGTCAAAGGTTAAAGCGAACGTCTTAGTTGCCGTATCATTGTCGTGCCTGGAGATGATTGTAGTTATGATTTGGTGCTCCAGAGTGATGGACGCATCAGGGTAAGAAGAGAGATGGATGAAGTGATGCCTAGTGCCTACTGTAAAACTCTGTGCGGGCGGTGTTATGATCAGGGAT from Pelmatolapia mariae isolate MD_Pm_ZW linkage group LG22, Pm_UMD_F_2, whole genome shotgun sequence harbors:
- the fabp4a gene encoding fatty acid binding protein 4a, whose product is MVEKFVGTWKMISSDNFDDYMKALGVGFATRQVGNRTKPNLIVTMDGQGTICLKSQSTFKTTEIKFKLNEPFDETTADDRKTRTVVTLENGKLVQKQSWDGKETNIEREITDGKLIAKCIMGDVVAVRTYVKEA